One part of the Parabacteroides distasonis ATCC 8503 genome encodes these proteins:
- a CDS encoding YopX family protein, giving the protein MREIKFRGKCFDNEWVFGDLLQSNITQIIAKKEIFDSNLELERIEYEYYDVNHNTVGQYTGLKDKSGKEIYEGDLIKAPSGRIYAVIFSTWKYEEKREFLKVIDIYEHTGWCISLDGVNPCGLLDFEVCQGSVIGSVYDNPELLKGGTK; this is encoded by the coding sequence ATGAGAGAGATTAAATTCAGAGGGAAGTGTTTTGATAATGAATGGGTATTTGGAGATTTATTGCAGTCGAACATAACTCAAATTATTGCAAAAAAGGAAATATTCGATTCAAATTTAGAATTGGAAAGAATCGAATATGAATATTATGACGTAAATCACAATACCGTAGGCCAGTACACTGGCCTAAAAGACAAGAGCGGAAAGGAGATTTACGAGGGGGATTTAATAAAAGCTCCAAGCGGACGTATTTATGCCGTTATATTCTCAACATGGAAATATGAAGAGAAAAGAGAGTTTCTAAAAGTAATTGATATTTATGAACATACAGGATGGTGCATATCCCTAGATGGGGTTAATCCATGTGGACTGCTAGACTTTGAGGTGTGCCAAGGAAGTGTTATAGGCTCAGTGTATGACAACCCAGAACTACTGAAAGGAGGCACGAAATGA
- a CDS encoding single-stranded DNA-binding protein, producing the protein MSINKVILLGYTGKDPEVKDVAGTKVANLSLATTEKGYTLQNGTQVPDRTEWHNLVFWKGLAEVVEKYVRKGSQIYIEGKIKTRLYEDRMGSKRYVTEIFVDKLELLGSRPAQQEASPQSALYQPEQPKDDLPF; encoded by the coding sequence ATGAGCATAAATAAAGTAATCCTTCTCGGTTATACCGGCAAGGATCCTGAAGTGAAAGATGTTGCCGGGACAAAGGTCGCCAATCTATCGCTTGCTACCACGGAGAAGGGTTATACCCTTCAAAACGGGACCCAAGTTCCGGACCGCACGGAATGGCATAACCTTGTCTTTTGGAAAGGTCTGGCCGAGGTCGTAGAAAAGTATGTTAGGAAGGGTTCTCAAATCTATATCGAGGGTAAGATCAAGACCCGGCTGTATGAGGATAGAATGGGATCAAAGCGGTATGTGACAGAAATATTTGTTGATAAGCTGGAATTATTGGGAAGTAGACCTGCTCAGCAAGAAGCCAGTCCACAATCGGCACTCTATCAACCTGAGCAACCAAAAGATGATCTTCCATTCTAA
- a CDS encoding type II toxin-antitoxin system HicA family toxin, producing the protein MKYSEFYKLIESAGWTIKKGTNHYKYVHPDFDYFIPVGRHPAKEIPNGTLDSMMKKAGLKK; encoded by the coding sequence ATGAAGTATTCAGAGTTTTACAAATTGATTGAATCAGCAGGCTGGACAATCAAAAAGGGGACGAACCATTACAAATATGTTCATCCCGACTTTGACTACTTTATCCCTGTCGGTAGGCATCCGGCAAAAGAGATTCCAAACGGTACTCTTGATAGTATGATGAAAAAGGCGGGGTTAAAGAAGTAA
- a CDS encoding type II toxin-antitoxin system HicB family antitoxin, with the protein MKKIKAIIEKANDGGISIYSEDVNGAYGFGLTEQEAKNDFISILEEQAEYYSEKHGEFPVWYKSGYSVSYIYDLSGFFEAFPFINASKFAKEIGLNESVMRKYKGKIVTASEKQKAIIQEGYNNILKRMEAVRF; encoded by the coding sequence ATGAAGAAGATTAAGGCGATTATCGAAAAGGCGAATGATGGAGGTATTTCTATTTATTCGGAAGATGTGAATGGTGCGTATGGCTTCGGGCTTACGGAACAGGAAGCAAAGAATGACTTCATATCCATACTTGAGGAACAAGCCGAATATTATAGCGAGAAGCATGGGGAGTTTCCTGTGTGGTATAAGTCTGGCTATTCTGTTTCGTATATTTATGATTTGAGTGGATTCTTCGAGGCATTCCCTTTCATTAATGCCAGCAAGTTCGCAAAGGAAATTGGATTGAACGAGTCCGTTATGCGAAAATACAAAGGAAAGATCGTTACAGCTTCCGAAAAGCAAAAGGCTATAATCCAAGAGGGGTATAATAATATCCTCAAAAGAATGGAAGCTGTCAGATTCTGA
- a CDS encoding DUF3873 family protein, with the protein MNSINKNGCSVCQPGKENYTTYTTKLRGKRVRMYQYDYLTKDGGLFSCCAPTLEACREKRDKWLSLRQ; encoded by the coding sequence ATGAACTCAATAAACAAAAACGGTTGCAGCGTATGCCAACCCGGTAAAGAGAATTACACTACCTACACAACAAAGTTGAGAGGTAAGAGAGTGAGAATGTACCAGTACGACTACCTTACAAAAGATGGTGGGTTGTTTTCTTGTTGTGCGCCTACTTTAGAGGCGTGCAGAGAAAAACGGGATAAATGGCTTAGTTTACGACAATAA
- a CDS encoding ASCH domain-containing protein — MNILTLSIKQKYFDEILAGKKTHEYREIRPTNAKKYITYLCGGKEYPADAELPEEGEAELKPIKYDAIKLLTGAYTGKRPYIIVEVKNAEAVILTDENGNDIVYEHQGEEYLAAQMDYTLGKILEKHID, encoded by the coding sequence ATGAATATTTTAACACTCTCGATTAAACAGAAGTATTTCGATGAAATCTTAGCAGGCAAGAAAACTCACGAATACCGTGAAATCAGACCAACTAACGCTAAGAAGTATATCACTTACCTCTGTGGTGGCAAAGAATATCCGGCTGATGCAGAACTACCTGAAGAAGGAGAGGCTGAATTAAAGCCTATCAAGTATGATGCCATCAAGCTTCTGACAGGTGCATATACGGGCAAGCGTCCTTATATCATTGTAGAGGTAAAGAACGCAGAAGCAGTAATTCTCACAGATGAAAACGGTAATGATATTGTTTACGAACATCAAGGCGAAGAATATCTTGCCGCACAAATGGATTATACTTTGGGTAAGATATTAGAGAAACATATAGATTGA
- a CDS encoding phosphoadenosine phosphosulfate reductase family protein translates to MNKVERANRYIDLIRVKSNEALLFLSLGKDSLVLLDLIYPKFDRIVCVFMYFVKDLEHINRWINWTKAKYPKIEFVQVPHWNLTYILRGGMYCVPNPKVKLLKLADVVKAMQLTHRIYYTFLGMKKADGMNRRLMLKGYEVNGYENNGMVYPLADWTQKDILACMKQHNLPEPVRYSLKASSGVGFNLDCMLWMEKNYPQDLQRIYKVFPMAERILWEHKQKQ, encoded by the coding sequence ATGAACAAGGTAGAACGAGCGAACCGGTATATAGACCTCATTCGGGTAAAATCGAATGAGGCTTTGCTATTTTTATCACTTGGGAAAGATTCGCTTGTTCTACTTGATTTAATCTATCCGAAGTTTGACCGGATTGTTTGTGTGTTCATGTACTTCGTCAAGGACTTGGAACACATTAACCGTTGGATAAACTGGACTAAAGCTAAGTATCCGAAGATAGAATTTGTGCAAGTACCACATTGGAACCTCACTTACATCCTCCGTGGTGGTATGTATTGTGTGCCTAATCCGAAAGTGAAACTGTTGAAGCTGGCTGATGTGGTAAAGGCTATGCAGCTTACTCACAGAATTTATTACACGTTCTTAGGTATGAAAAAGGCTGATGGTATGAACCGCAGGCTTATGCTGAAAGGGTATGAGGTAAACGGTTACGAGAATAACGGTATGGTTTATCCTTTGGCTGATTGGACGCAAAAGGATATCCTTGCTTGCATGAAGCAGCATAACTTACCCGAACCAGTTAGATATTCATTGAAAGCCAGTTCGGGAGTAGGCTTCAATCTTGATTGTATGCTTTGGATGGAGAAGAATTATCCACAGGATTTACAGAGAATTTACAAAGTTTTCCCGATGGCTGAAAGAATCCTTTGGGAACATAAACAAAAGCAATAG
- a CDS encoding ParB/RepB/Spo0J family partition protein, producing MELSKYIKSESVELNRSAIHFADYNPRKLSEESRKTLKRGIKKFGLVGGIVVNKRTGLTVVSGHQRLSVMDDLQKYPDNDYRIRVDVIDVDEKQEKELNILMNNPNAQGTWDFDALAQLVPDIDWKDAGLTDADLNMIGVDYLLQTEAENSIAEALSDMMSPVTEQKEAEKAAKQLERAEKVAHMKEVKQQVKENAQKTAEDMDAYVMLSFDTYEAKAAFCERFGYGPNMKFIKGEVFDEQVERVD from the coding sequence ATGGAACTAAGTAAATATATCAAGAGTGAATCGGTGGAACTTAACCGTTCTGCTATTCACTTCGCTGATTATAATCCGAGAAAGCTATCAGAGGAATCACGTAAGACCTTAAAGCGTGGTATTAAGAAGTTTGGTTTAGTCGGTGGAATTGTCGTGAACAAGCGTACAGGATTGACCGTTGTCAGCGGGCATCAGCGTTTATCCGTCATGGATGATTTGCAGAAATACCCGGATAATGACTATCGCATTCGTGTTGATGTCATAGATGTGGACGAAAAGCAGGAGAAGGAACTAAATATTTTAATGAACAATCCAAATGCGCAAGGTACATGGGATTTTGATGCCCTTGCACAGCTTGTTCCCGATATTGATTGGAAAGACGCAGGTCTGACCGATGCCGATCTAAACATGATTGGCGTTGATTATCTGTTGCAGACCGAAGCGGAAAACTCCATTGCAGAAGCTCTCTCCGATATGATGTCACCTGTCACCGAACAGAAAGAAGCCGAGAAAGCCGCCAAGCAATTAGAGCGTGCAGAGAAGGTTGCCCACATGAAAGAAGTCAAGCAGCAGGTAAAGGAGAACGCACAGAAGACAGCCGAGGATATGGATGCCTATGTGATGCTTTCTTTCGACACATATGAAGCAAAAGCAGCTTTCTGTGAACGGTTCGGCTATGGACCGAATATGAAGTTCATAAAGGGAGAAGTTTTCGATGAACAAGTAGAACGGGTAGATTGA
- a CDS encoding PBSX family phage terminase large subunit has product MIVPQEIYHPLYEDKEKFIILITGGRGSGKSFNASTFIERLTFELTPVEKIVHQILYTRYTMVSAGMSIIPEMMEKIELDGTTKYFKTTKTDIVNKMTKSRIMFRGIKTSSGNQTAKLKSIQGITTFVCDEAEEWTNEEEFDKIMLSIRKKGIQNRIIIIMNPCDSNHFIYKKYIENTHKLVEIDGVQVQISTHPNVLHIHTTYLDNLENLSPEFLKEVEDMKVNNPEKYAHVVIGRWADVAEGAVFKKWGIVDEFPAWAKKVAIGQDFGYTHDPSASIRCGIVDNALYLDEIDYRTGLLSSDIIKSLRPWGLKVIADSADPRLIQEIHNGGVKIYAVEKGAGSVNAGLDKMQGMEMYITKRSYNLQREYRKYVWAKDKDGNYINEPEDHDNHGIDAVRYYVLGELLGKIQKPKDLTGIFTH; this is encoded by the coding sequence ATGATTGTTCCTCAAGAAATTTACCATCCATTATACGAGGATAAGGAAAAATTTATAATTCTTATCACTGGTGGACGTGGTTCGGGAAAATCTTTCAATGCTTCCACCTTTATTGAACGGCTGACCTTTGAACTTACTCCTGTAGAGAAGATAGTTCATCAGATTCTCTACACACGTTACACGATGGTCTCCGCTGGCATGTCCATTATCCCTGAAATGATGGAGAAGATAGAGCTGGATGGAACGACCAAGTATTTCAAGACTACCAAAACGGATATAGTCAACAAGATGACTAAGAGCCGTATCATGTTCCGGGGTATCAAGACTTCTTCGGGGAATCAGACGGCAAAGCTGAAATCCATTCAAGGCATCACTACTTTCGTCTGTGATGAAGCGGAGGAATGGACGAATGAAGAAGAGTTTGATAAGATAATGCTCTCCATCCGTAAGAAAGGGATTCAGAACCGGATTATTATCATAATGAATCCCTGCGATTCCAATCACTTCATCTACAAGAAATATATTGAGAACACTCACAAGCTGGTAGAGATTGACGGAGTGCAGGTACAGATTTCCACACATCCGAATGTGCTTCACATTCATACTACCTATCTTGATAACTTGGAGAACCTTTCGCCGGAGTTCTTGAAAGAGGTCGAGGATATGAAGGTGAACAACCCGGAGAAATACGCTCATGTCGTTATAGGTCGCTGGGCTGATGTTGCGGAAGGTGCTGTGTTCAAGAAGTGGGGTATTGTCGATGAGTTTCCTGCTTGGGCAAAGAAGGTGGCTATCGGGCAAGACTTCGGTTATACACACGATCCGTCCGCTTCTATTCGATGCGGCATCGTTGATAATGCCCTTTATTTGGATGAGATAGATTACCGGACCGGTTTACTTTCTTCCGACATTATTAAATCTCTCAGACCTTGGGGCTTGAAAGTCATTGCCGACAGTGCTGACCCTCGTTTGATTCAAGAGATACACAACGGAGGTGTTAAGATATATGCTGTAGAAAAGGGGGCTGGCTCTGTAAACGCAGGTCTTGACAAGATGCAAGGCATGGAAATGTATATCACTAAACGTTCGTATAACTTACAAAGAGAGTACAGAAAATATGTATGGGCAAAGGATAAAGACGGAAACTATATTAACGAGCCGGAAGACCACGACAATCACGGAATCGATGCAGTCCGTTACTATGTATTGGGTGAGCTGCTAGGTAAGATTCAGAAGCCGAAAGATTTAACAGGAATATTCACACACTAA
- a CDS encoding phage portal protein, producing the protein MTLEEILALPDIGQKISYLKKGRKTELPDRCKLWDDWNPERHEIMVDKKKYPDRKVLGKEAEKHFDEKTGKTYEIEAKYKTEPVNRISIPLEQDIVNIQTAFTVGTEPSMDCTPTDDDEKKLLDAVKAVFKSNKIKYQNKKIVRAWLSEQEAAEYWYVTDDDSFWAKFWKKIKTSFGGKVKPTKKLKSVLWSPFRGDKLYPFFNDEGKMIAFSREYKKKLMDDSEVICFMTITDKMVYQWDLSKGYEERTPFAHGFGKLPVLYAYRPEPYCKKIKTFRVRLEKLLSNYADCIDYHFFPLLKLIGDVEGFMGKVKDRMVKLTGEGADAQYLTWNQVPDTVRFEAETLTNMAYDMSNTPRISFETLKGVGKASGTAFRFMFMGAHMAVENHGEVIGEFLQRRVNFIVSALGSINPTEFSKASQTIDIETELVPYMIDNLNDKVTTAVSAVSGGIWSTREGIMFAGNADRVEEELAEIKEEQGAKNNKAASPNSKG; encoded by the coding sequence ATGACACTCGAAGAAATATTAGCATTGCCCGACATTGGACAAAAGATAAGCTACCTGAAGAAAGGCAGAAAGACCGAGCTTCCCGACCGTTGTAAACTTTGGGATGATTGGAATCCCGAACGACATGAAATCATGGTTGACAAAAAAAAGTATCCGGATAGAAAGGTTCTTGGAAAAGAAGCTGAGAAACACTTCGATGAAAAAACGGGTAAGACTTATGAAATCGAAGCAAAGTATAAGACTGAACCGGTGAACCGTATCTCCATTCCATTGGAACAGGATATAGTGAACATTCAAACAGCTTTCACGGTCGGCACAGAACCGTCTATGGATTGCACTCCAACCGATGATGATGAAAAAAAACTGCTGGATGCGGTAAAGGCTGTATTCAAGTCTAATAAAATCAAATATCAAAACAAGAAGATTGTCCGTGCCTGGCTCTCCGAACAGGAAGCGGCAGAATATTGGTATGTTACCGATGATGATTCGTTTTGGGCAAAGTTTTGGAAGAAAATAAAGACTTCTTTCGGGGGGAAGGTCAAGCCCACCAAGAAACTGAAAAGCGTGTTATGGTCTCCATTCAGAGGTGATAAGCTATACCCGTTCTTTAACGATGAAGGTAAAATGATTGCTTTCTCACGTGAGTACAAGAAGAAGCTCATGGATGATTCGGAAGTCATCTGCTTTATGACTATTACGGACAAAATGGTTTATCAATGGGATTTGTCTAAAGGGTATGAAGAAAGAACTCCTTTTGCTCATGGCTTCGGAAAGTTACCAGTTCTTTATGCCTACCGCCCCGAACCTTATTGCAAGAAGATAAAGACTTTTCGGGTCCGGCTGGAAAAACTGTTATCTAATTATGCTGATTGTATAGACTACCATTTTTTCCCACTGCTGAAGCTAATTGGAGATGTAGAGGGTTTCATGGGTAAGGTTAAGGATAGAATGGTCAAACTTACAGGTGAAGGTGCGGATGCCCAGTATCTAACGTGGAACCAAGTTCCGGATACGGTACGTTTTGAAGCAGAAACACTCACCAATATGGCTTATGATATGTCAAACACTCCAAGAATATCCTTTGAAACGTTGAAGGGGGTAGGCAAAGCATCAGGAACCGCTTTCCGTTTTATGTTCATGGGTGCACATATGGCGGTAGAAAATCACGGTGAGGTTATCGGTGAGTTCTTACAGCGGAGAGTGAATTTCATTGTTTCCGCTTTAGGCTCTATCAATCCAACCGAGTTTAGCAAGGCATCGCAGACCATTGACATAGAAACAGAACTGGTTCCATATATGATTGATAATTTGAATGATAAGGTGACTACTGCCGTTTCCGCTGTCAGTGGTGGAATTTGGTCAACCCGTGAAGGTATCATGTTTGCCGGGAATGCTGATAGGGTAGAAGAGGAGCTTGCAGAAATCAAGGAGGAACAAGGGGCAAAGAATAACAAAGCAGCGTCTCCTAACTCCAAGGGATAA
- a CDS encoding type II toxin-antitoxin system HigB family toxin, producing MRIVSHRKLKEFYETKGYEDSRIALERWYDIAEKAEWKNLSDIKVDFLSVDYVGNQHYVFNIRGNNYRLVVVVKFTIGYVFIRWVGTHKDYDKIDCSTI from the coding sequence ATGAGAATTGTATCACATAGAAAATTGAAGGAATTCTACGAGACGAAAGGTTATGAAGATTCACGCATAGCTTTGGAACGTTGGTATGATATAGCAGAAAAAGCTGAATGGAAGAATCTATCAGACATTAAAGTGGATTTTCTTTCAGTTGATTATGTAGGCAATCAACACTATGTATTCAATATCAGAGGCAACAACTATCGGTTGGTTGTCGTTGTTAAGTTTACAATTGGGTACGTCTTCATTCGCTGGGTTGGTACTCATAAAGATTACGATAAGATAGATTGTTCAACCATTTAA
- a CDS encoding helix-turn-helix domain-containing protein, giving the protein MNKVTKEQYEFALARVEELLPLVDDNTPSNDKNAVELTVMSDIVIAYEKEHYPIEKPTVAELIELSLEEKGMSQKQLAGEIGISPSRVNDYISGRSEPTLKIARLLCRVLNIPPAAMLGF; this is encoded by the coding sequence ATGAATAAAGTAACGAAAGAACAGTATGAATTTGCTTTGGCGAGAGTGGAGGAACTTCTGCCATTGGTTGATGACAATACGCCTTCAAATGATAAGAATGCGGTGGAGCTTACAGTTATGTCCGATATTGTGATAGCATACGAAAAAGAACATTATCCGATAGAAAAACCGACTGTTGCGGAATTGATAGAGCTATCCCTTGAAGAGAAAGGGATGAGCCAAAAGCAACTTGCTGGTGAGATTGGAATAAGTCCATCGCGTGTGAATGACTATATTTCTGGACGTTCGGAACCGACCCTCAAAATTGCGAGGTTGCTATGTCGAGTGCTGAATATACCTCCAGCTGCGATGTTGGGTTTCTGA